The window ccccctcttcataTGTGTAAACCATGGGACATACAAAGCAATACGCCAGTTGAGTAAACATAAAACCCCTCCCATGCATAAATTCTGGAATAGAAAGAGAAGCAGATATCCCACGATAAAGGGCCTGATAATGCGAATTGATAACCTGATGTAGTGTGTCTTGTTTATAACAACACGAAACGAACAAGACAGACTCCTCGATGCTTAAGGTACCAAGAAACCGTAGATAGTAATTCAATATCTGCACCACAGCAAAGAAACCAGAACCAAACCCGAATGCAGTAGTTATGAAAGCTTGCTTacaaacctctcccccggGAACCCGGCAGCCATGTGCACAGAAGAAGATAAAGCAACAAAATAAATTAATTGCCCTCCCACTTTCGTGCCTTGCATAACCGCCCGGAGACGCTCGCCACACACAtccacaacaacacatcGAACCTCCACTCtcacatcaaccccaaagAAGATCTAGAACAATTCATAGGAGCAAAACCCCCGGAGAGGACCAACCTCCAACTACCGAGTTGTTTTAGTCGGATGCTCCGAGGCAGACCAGCTGTGAGAGTTGGTGCAGCAACTGGCAGGCTTCAGACCTCGTAGAATCACCAGCAGAAATTCAAGTGATGATAACACTTCCTTCCCTCTAATTACTTTTCCTATTGTCAGGTCTCCATATACAGAGGTAGAACCACCCGCAATACACCGTAATACCTAACATAATACAACAATTCTAAACCTTGACCTAGACCAGCCCTTCTCAAGGGGAATCTCAAGCCTCCCCCAAAGTCCCACTCCCCACCAAACTCTCATaaaactccctctccaaaaactTAGCCACACTCACATCCTCACTCagccccttcctcctcctagTCTTGAGCACAAAATCCCTCGCCGTCGCCTGCGCGCTTGCCATCTGCAGCGGCCTCGTAACCTGCTCCTTGTCCAGCGGATCCCCCGGCACCATATTCCACCGGTCAaacaccaagctcaccatcGCCTGCCCCGGCGTGTTGATCCTCAGATCCGTCTCAAACCCAAAACTATCAATCACCGGTATCAACCCATTGACCCTATAAAGCGGCGTGCCCGCGATGGGCCCATCCGACAAAACatggcccctcctcctggccAAAATGTTGTACACCATCGACACCGAGTCCTGAGGTCCAGTCATCGAGACCGAGTAGAGCGGCTCCATCAGCCTGGGGGAGGCCATCAAAAAGGACGAGTAGCACGCCCTGCGGGCCGTGGGGATGATCTGGCCGCCGCCACGGAAGATGGTTTCCTGCGCCAGGGCAACGTCGATGAGGCGGAACTTGGTGTTGCGGATTGCTGAGGAGATAACCAAATTAGCATGTGAAggaaagggttagggtaaaTGACGGGAAACAAAGTATGAGGTTGCATGACTGTGCCATTGTCAAGCATGCAAGACTCCCAGCCCGgtgaccccctccccccctcctcctccccctccccgtccccgtcccccacAGATTCCTTCACTCCATACCTGCCgttgtcaacaacaggcgaggcaaagcaaagcaaggAACCCTCTGGGGAAGAAGCTCTCCACGTCCTGCCAGGGAGGCGTCCATAACATGCATGCATGCATTTCCATCCCCTCCGTGAAATTCTGATTTGAGCAGGTGGTCAAACCAGGCAAAGCCACACCCCCTCATGCACGGCAACCCCCATGGGGTGGCCACCAGAAAAATGATAGGTACGCTTGTACCCTTCTGCCTGCACTGCAGGAACATATGCACAATAAGACCGGAATGAAACAGAAAGGGTAGTAGTAACCGTATCGAAAAGGATTTCAAACTCACGTTCTTCGCATAGTGGGCCTTCTCGGGTGGCCCAAGCAAAACCCTGACGAATCGACTCCTTCACCGTGGCTAATCGTTTCTTGTCGACCtagaaagagaaaaaaaagatctGTCAGTCTACTACTGGGTGGTGCGGTAAAAGGGGGAGAAAAAGGCCCGATTTGGGCGATCCGGGGAAAAGCCTCGGCAAACTGGGGTGCCGGAGTGAATGACGCGGAGGAGGCGTGTTGCAATAAtgacaggaaaaaaaaaaagaaaaactcACCTCTCCTGGCAATGTGTCGTCTTGGAGAATATTTGGACCCATCTCTTCCGGTCCAAAGGCCCAGATGCTTCTGGCCGCCAAAAGGTCCCAGTCATACTTGTCGACGAAGAATTTGGCCGTCTTTCGAGGCGGGTCCCGTATCCTCACGGCCCCTGACTCGATGTCCTTTGCGATGCCATCATCTAATGGCTCGGCCaccatggtgatggtgtttttCTTGTTTGGTGTGATGGCATAGCACTTGGTGGCTGACATGTCCTGTACCGTCTCACAGAATCGGACGACGGGATCCGATACTCTGACCTCCATGTCGGCGTAGAGACGGCGCAAGTCGTGCAGCACACAATCCATGTAGAGTTCACCGGTTCCGAGAATGATGTGTTCGCCagactcctccaccttcgtAGTCACCAAAGGATAGCTCTTGTTGATCTTTCGAATTCCATCCAGCATCTTTGGCAGTTCCGACGGGTTGATGGGCTCCACCGCAACCTTCAGAACAGACTCGGTCAGGTGAGTGAGAGGCTTGAAGATGTAggcgtcttcgtcatcctcgaACTGCTTGGCGACAATCGTACCCGTCTTCACGATCGAATTGTCAACGCCGCCCAGCAAAACCCAGTTCCCAGCAGGGACTCCATCGGTTGGGATATTGTATCGAGTTTCGGCAATGAAGACCTCGGCTACTCTGGCCACGACcatgtcttcctcgtcgtcgatcGAGTAGCCCTCGCCCAATACCCGAACCTCGGTCCCTGGCTGAGCAATACCGCTCATCACTCTCCCAAAAGCATTGAAGCTCTTGGCATCAGCCGTGTTGAACAGCTTTGTGACATAGATGACCAGAGGTCCGTTTTGATCGCAAGCCTTCATCGACTCGGCAACTTTTGTGTCGAGAGGACCGGTGTAGTAGcgctcgagcttcttctgggCCGCCTCAACTGGAGAAGGAATGTGCTCGCAGACCATATCAACGAACCCGGTCGATGGCCCAAAGAACTGCTCGCAAACCAGCTTCAACAGAACCTTGGGATCCGTCTTGTACTGGGAAGGCTTGAGTTGGATGCCAAGCTTCGCAAGAGTACCCTTGAGATCCTCCGGGCTCTCACTAATAGTGTGAGAATAGATCTTGTAGATAGGCTCGAGAATGAAGTTGACAAAGGACCGCTTAGCACCTTCATCGACGGGTTTCCTTGTGAAGCTCCGTTTCCGTGGGTTGAAGTAGACATCACCCCATAACCGTTTAGCGAACTCCCCGATGTTGACGCCTCCGAAGCTGTCGGAGTACATCTTGGCGAACGACTTCAGGGTAAAGCACCAGCCCATCGAAGTGCATGCAAACAGCACATTGCCTCTCTCTGGACTGACCCTCTTCGACTCGCCCTTGCCGGGGATCGTGTTCTCGATAACAGTGTTTACCTCTTCGATGACGTGCTTGAGCTTGTAGTAGGCGTCGTTGGGTGGCAGCTTCAGTTCGAGAACCAAGCGATCCATCTTGTTGACGATCAACGTGATCGGGATATCCTCGAGAACGGCATGTTTGATGATTTGCTCTGTGTTGACCTGAAcgccctccaccacatccaccaccaagcaaacACCGTCCACCAGCCGAAACGCCGCGGCAACCTCATCAACGAAATCCACATGGCCGGGTGTGTCGATAATGTTGACGAGATGGGACTTGcccttggtgttggggagaaCCAAGCTCATGGGCGACGCCTTGATTGACAATCCTCTTTCCCGCTCGAGCACATGTACGTCGGTATATCTGAGTTGTTCGTCCCGCTTCTTCCCTGTCCTCTGTTCTAGCCtgtcgttgatgttgtgcGTCTCCAATACCAGCATATCCATAAACGCCGTCTTTCCGTGGTGCAGGTGTCCGGCCAGGGCGACATTTCGAATCTGTTCGGGATAGTTCATGAGATCGGTCATGAAACTGCGGTCGAAGAACACTGGTGGAAGgtcggcctcctcgatgcTGAACTTCTTCTGCTCGACGGGGGCGATGATGGGCTGTGTTAGTGGTtgcgcatcctcctcctgaaCCATCGtctcaaccccctcgccatACACCTGGGCTGCCGTCGGATAGTACTGCTTGTCTTCGTGGAGGATCACGGCGTTGGATGGACCATCATCTGTAGCCAATATCAGCTTCCTTCCTTCGGCGCCTCCAAGCGCAACAACAGGCGATGATGCTCACCGTCAATCTCCATCAATTCCTGGCCAGTGGCCTCTGGTGCCTCCTCAGGATAGTCATCGTAAGCGTAGTTGCCCGCATCCACGCCATGTTCGGATTCTTCTTCGGaagcctcggcctcgccgCTGTGAGTGTAAAGTTAGCATGGATCGAGTTGTGCCAGGCAGGCAATCGCAAGATGCTGCGACTGGTATTGATTAATGAAGATGTAAACaggggacgggggggaaTCGCAGAAGAGAAATCGGGGGTGAAAGTGAGAACAAACATACATGAAGTTTCCAAACTCGTCATAAAGATCGTCATCCATTTTTGCTGAGGGTAtcggggagttggggttgaatTGGCTGGTTTGAGGCTCGTCGCGTCGTCGCGAGCCTTCTCGCAGCACCAAGTCTCCAAAAATTAATGGTTGGCAGCGCACGAGCCAACTGCGCAGGCCAAGTCCCGGCAGGCAACTGTTTTGGGACGCTACTGTGCGAGGGCAGTGCTGGCATCAATTCTCACTGTACAACTGTTCAACTTCCAACTCAGCActtggaaaagaaagatacGTAAACAATATGCCCGAGATAAAATTCAGCGATTAGAGTCTGGGTACGATCAGGACAACTCCCAGGTTCAACCTCCTTCGTGGTGGGGTTGAACTGGACGTTTATACTCTTATACATACATAACCCTGGTCTTGGCTTCACAATTCAGCATTGCCATCTACGTACATACCGCCGTAGTTCAACTCACCACAGCTCCGCTGATCGGATCAGAATCTTTATCAGATCTTTTTGATCAAGAAAGACAGGGAGGTCCCTGGCAGATCATGGCATGGTACCGCCGGCCAGCTGCAAGGGGCCAAGAACTTGTTGGAAACGAGCCTTTTTCATGCCACCTCTGCTGCTCTGGTGCTCTGCCACGAGAACAATGGTAAGTGATCAGCCAAAACAATGATTCCGTGGTGATCTTTGTTGGGCTCCAAgtcgaggcggtggcggccCGCGTAGCTCTCTCGAACAAGTCTAAGTGCATGCGAGGCAAATCAACGGCTCAGGAACCGTTGCCCCGCGGGGAGTCTTTCTCCAATTAAAATATGgtggggagtgggaagggggtcGAAGGGGGGTCCAGTTAGGCGGTGTGATCCATCTCATCAGTTCGCTGGGGAATTTCATAAAACAaagcttcctccccctccccatcaccgcccctCCTTTCTCGAAATTCTCCGAATTCTTCAGTTTTCCTAATCCCGAACACAGTCCTTCAAGATGGCCGGCCTTCCTCCTGTTTACATTGTCAGCGCTGCGCGCACTCCCCTAGGGAGCTTCCTCGGGTGAGAGAACCCCTTTACGTGTACCCCACTATGAATCGGGgacggggggggggagaaacAAACATCTGCCCAACAGAGTCCCCGCAGGTTCAACGACTCGTTCAGACGATGGAGAGCTAACCTTTTCGTTCCTTGCTTTAGCTCTCTCTCGAGCCTCACTGCTATTCAGCTTGGTTCCCATGCCATCAAGTGTATGTAGACGTCAGACCACCGCAATGTCATGCATGCACAACGAGCAAGGTCCAGTTCGCTAATCCGGGGGTAAACAACAGCTGCGGTTGAGCGTGTGCCCGAGATCAAGCctgaggatgtggaggaggtcttCTTTGGCAATGTCCTCTCTGCCAAGTAGGTCATTGCTTAACCCTTCAAAAACAACAGAAAACTGACAATGTCCTCCCAACCAGCCTCGGCCAAGCCCCAGCCCGCCAGTGCGCCATCGGCGGTGGCCTCTCCGAATCCGTCCCCTGCACAACCATCAACAAGGTCTGCGCCTCCGGACTGAAGGCCATCATTCTCGGTGCCCagaccatcatcaccggcaacgccgacatcgtcgtcgccggCGGCACCGAGTCCAtgtccaacaccccccactACCTCCCCAACCTACGCACCGGCACCAAGTACGGCGACGCCGGCCTCGTCGACGGCGTACAAAAGGACGGCCTCCGCGACGCCTACGGCAAGCAGGAGCTCATGGGCATGCAGGGCGAGCTCTGCAGCCAGGAACACAACCTCTCCCGCGAGGCCCAGGACGAGTACGCCATCAAGACGTACCAAAAGGCCCAGGCCGCCACCGAGGCCGGTCTCTTCACCGAGATCGCCCCCATCGAGGTCCCCGGCGGCCGTGGCAAGCCCGCCATCAAGATTGACCGTgacgaggaggtcaagaacctcaacattgagaagctcaagactGTTCGTCCGGTCTTTATTCCCAACGGCGGCACTGTCACCGCCGCCAACGCTGCTCCCATCAACGACGGCGCCGCCGCTGTTGTGCTTGTCTCTGAgcgcaagctcaaggagctcgGCATCAAGCCCCTTGCCAAGATCCTTGGTTGGGGCGATGCCGCTCGCGACCCTGCCCGCTTCACCATTGCCCCTGCGCTTGCTATCCCCAAGGCTATCAAGCATGCTGGCATTActgctgatgatgtcgaCTACTATGAGATCAACGAGGCTTTCTCCGTTGTTGCCCTCGCCAACAtccagcttcttggtcttgacgCCGAAAAGGTCAATGTCTTTGGTGGCTCCGTCGCTATCGGCCATCCTTTGGGCGCTTCTGGTGCTCGTATTGTCACCACTCTCACCTCAGTcctgagggagaagaagggcaagattggtgttgctggtatctgcaacggtggtggcggtgctTCGGCTTTGGTTATTGAGAATCTGCAGTGAGTGATGAAACCTTGGCTTTGAAGAGAAAGTGTGAATGTCTTTATGGCTGGTTTGGGTCATTTGGCATagggaaaggaagggggTGTCACGGCGTTTAATAGCTCAGGCGGGGCTGCGAATACACAAAACACATTTAATAAGGGATATGATCTGATTGAAAATGGTTGTGTTTTTCCTTCGGGGTTTTAGATCGGtagcttcttcttcttcgtcgtcgtcgtcctcagTTGAGCAGCCTATCGCCAGGCCTAGCCTTTAATTTCTCGGCTCTTTagcagagagagaaagagagagagagtgagagtcGAATAATACAAATCGTCGCTTCCAAACCATCTTACCACTTTCCAATCCCTAGTTGCTGTAACTCTTCGTATTATCTGTGAACTATTTCATCATGTCTACGTCGGCCTCCAAGACCGAATtgccccatcctcaccccccgTGATAACCAACTGCTGCTCGTCataaaaaacaaaactcCTCACCAACTCCTGCCCGTGCGCCCCCGGCAGAGCAACCACGCTCTCCCTATCCAACCCCCACTGCCCGTTCCCTCCCTTGGCGAGATGAACGAGTTGAAACAGTTCTTGACTAGATAGTTTTCCCACGTTAGCACACTCCCCATACCTACAGCCCCAAGGTAGGTACTTACTCCTGCgcccccaccccaacaaccgcCCCATTATTACCCCCAAGTTTCGGGACCACATTCGCCAGATACTGACACCCCACCGCCTCTCGTATATCCCCCATATCCAAGACTGCCGCCCCCTTTTCAATGGTGCCGTCCGACATGTCGTAGATGGCGAACTTTTCGTCGTGGGAGGCGGCGTAGATTTCAGAGGACTGATTGAGGAAGCCGGCGTGGTGGACGGAGCCGTGGTTGAAGGTTGTGATGACGAGGTCGTCTTCgtcggtgatgagggtgtCGCTTATCGAGAGGAGGCCGTCGGTCGAgccggagaggaggaggttgggggttgttgggtggaAGGTGAGTTCGGTTATGTCGTCGGAGTGGATTTCGGTGTAGGTGATCTTGGGGGAGGACGGAGAAGAGCGGAGGTCccagaggaggatggaggctTGGTGGTTGGCTAGTTCGGtgccggcggcgagggtgtggGTGGGGTTGGAACAGGCtagggagaggatggggatggggtcgGTGTTGCCTTATATATGGTTAGTGATATGTTTAGacgggaggaagaaggtgggTGAGAAAGAGACTTACCTCGTATTTGCATGGCGGGTTTGATGGGGTTTGTCCTGAAATCCCAGATGGAGACGGTGCCATTCTCACCTGCGGTGCAGACTATCGACTCGGCGGGATCGTATACTTTGGCACAGGTGAGGTTCCCATGATCGGTTGTGATTTGCTTGAGAGGGCCGGCGTTGAGTCTTGTGGGGTCGAAGAGACTGAGGGTTTGGTCTGAAGCAATGGCTGCGAGGCCGGCAGCTATGGGGAGAATTTCCAGAACATAAGTGTCTGGTTTGGGGTATTTGTAGCCGTCCACGGCCGTGAGTTGGTACATTTTGAGGTTGAGCTTTGTATCCGGGGTGCCTGTAAGCAGTGTATGTAAGTGAGTGAGACCAAAAAAGAAATTTAGTCAGGTTGCAAAAGCTTGGGTGAGAGGTTGTGTGAGAGCCCAATTTTCGGTTTGCAGAACCTACAAGATGAAAATATGTATTCAATGACCTTATTCTAACACGATATTCTCAATCAAATCATAAAAAGTCAAATTAGAATTCAAATTGTTTGATATCTTTGAAGTATACCTGCTGGGGAAAGTTACTTGCAGCAATGAACCGGCTTGGCAGCTGGCGCCACCTGGGCCGCATCTTCAAGGGCAGCTTACATGGCCCTTGTCACAACGGGAGCTGTTATGGATCTGGACAGCTTACCTACAATCAACACTGACAACATCATTCAGACCACTTTTCGCCAAACCAAGTTGGTCGATCCCGAATTTCGACTTTCTGGGCGAGCCATGACATGACAGACTCTTTCCATATCACTTTCACCACTACCAACCCACCATGAGGCGGTACTTTCTGTGGTTATTCCGTGAGCCAACCCATCACAACTAGAGATGTCGCAAAGACGCCCACCGTAGCCCACTAACACACGTCACTTGCAGTGCTCTTGCAGGCCCTCGCTTTCTCCTACGCCGAAACGCAAGCCGATCAACATGTCCTCACCGGCGATTCAGCAAAGCCAAAACAAGCAGACGACGATGGATTCCGCCCAGATATGGCTTCGGCCCCAAGCGGAGGGCAACAGCCTGGTATGGATAGTTGGACATACAAGGGGGCCAAGAACCAAGAGACCACTGACCAGCAACCAGGCGCCGAACTCGTCCACTCCGCCATGACCGAACTACGAAAGCTATACCAGCCATTACATCACAAAGCAAAGAGACACCAGGGCGTTGTCAGCTTGATCCTGAACTTCGCTCTCAAAGCCGTCCCAACACTGCGGCTCACCGCACCCCCGGCCGAGACGTCGCAACCCACCCCGAGTCTCAGCGGACCGCTCCTACATGCATCTAAACTCCTCAATGAAGCTGCACGACAGAACAACTCGGACGCCCTGTACATTCTGGCCGAGATGAACTTCTATGGCAACTTTTCACACCCAAGGAACTTTAAGGAGGCCTTCGACAACTACCACAAGCTGGCACTGCTCAATGGGAACAACTCGGCCTTGTACATGATGGGGCTCATGTATTCGACTGGAattggtggtgctgtggaGGCAGACCAGGCCCGGGCACTCCTGTACTACACGTTCGCTGCGAATAGGGGTCACACGAGAGCGCAAATGTCACTGGCTTATCGACACCACGCAGGCATTGGGACACCGAAGAACTGTGACGTCGCTGTCAAGTACTACAAACAGGTTGCCGACAAGGTCATTGCGTGGTACCGGTCAGGACCGCCGGGCGGGATGCGCTGGGTCGACGAAGCACACAGGATTGCCGACGAACTTGGAGGAGTGTATGGCGAAGGCGCCAGCGCGTACAGTGCCGGAAGGGAAAGTGTCCAGAAGTCGCCCGACTCTTATGCTTCGATCGAGGATATCATTGAGTATCTCAACCTGATGTCCGAAAAGGGCGACTTTAAAGCATCGTTCAACCTGGGTAGAATCTACTACGAGGGACAGAGAGGCCACGAGATCAACTTGGCCGAGGCAAAGAGGTATTTCTATGAGGTTGCGCAGCAATACTGGGTTAAGGGCCAACAAGTCCAGAATCCCAAACCTGGGCTCGATAAGTATGCAGCCAAGGCGGCTGGATACATTGGACGTATGTATATGCGTGGAGAGGGCGTTGACCAGAACTTCATCCGAGCCAAGTACTGGTTTGAACGGGGCTCTTATCTCAAGGACTCCCAGTCACAGTACAGTCTCGGCCTGCTATACCTCAATGGATATGGAGTGCCTGTGGACGTCCCCAAAGCTACGGAATACTTCAAGGCGGCCGCGATGCAGGACTACCCCTATGCCGAAGTGGCGCTAGGTGCTCTTCATCTTGACCAAGGCGGTACCGATGACCTGGCGGCGGCCAACCATTACTTTGAACTTGCTGCCCGGTGGGCCAGCATCGAGTCATATTACTATCTCGGCGAGCTCAACCTTCTTGGGGTTGGCCGTGAGAAGTCGTGCAGCGCTGCGTTGGGTTATTTCAAGAGCGTGTCTGAAAGGGCTGAGCCTTTTGTGTCCTCCTGGGCCGAGGCTAACCTGGCCTATGACGACGGCGACCAAGAACTTGCTCTGCTTGAGTATCTTGGCGCCGCTGAGCAGGGCTATGAAAAGGCACAGAACAACGTTGCATTTATGCTCGACCCTGAGCAATCACTCCTGGAGATCCCACAGTGGCTTTACCGTAGGGCTGTCAAGTCGCCCCTTCTTCGAAACCCCCGTCTCGCCCTGACGTACTGGACTCGCTCCGCCCGCCAGGGCAATATTGATTCTCTGGTCAAGATGGGGGATTACTATCTTCATGGGATCGGGGCAGAGCCAGATGTGGATAAGGCCCTGCAGTGCTACCAGGGCGCGTCGGAATACCAGCAGAGCGCGCAAGCCATGTACAACCTGGGCTGGATGCACGAGCACGGGGTCGGTCTCCAGCAGGACTACCACTTGGCCAAGAGACACTACGACGCAGCGTATGAGATCAATGAGGAGGCGTATTTGCCGGTGtcgttgagcttgttgaagttgagggcGAAGAGTGCGTGGAATACGTTCACTAACGGGGCGATCAACAGCATCAGGGATGAGCCAGGTATGGACTATCTTTTCTTTTACTATCGTTTGAACATCCAAAGCTAACATGCCGTGATACAGTCGAGAAGAAGCACTGGTCACTCCGTGAGTGGATCAACAACTTCCTCCAAGAGGAGAATGCAGCGGGGCAGTTGTATGATGACTATTACTCGGACGAGTACTATGATGAGGCCGCCGCCGGTCAGAACGGTGCCGGTCAGATGCCCGGGGGTGATGGGCCAgactttgacgaggatggtgtGCTAGATAGCTTGATCATCATGGGCTTGGTTGTTTCACTGgcgttcttgttgttttACCGGGCGCAGAGACAgcagaggcaggaggaggcgaggcgGAGAGAGCAGGAGGGTGGGAACATTcaaccgcaacaacaaccgccaccTGCGGGTGCGGCCCAAGCACCATTTCCTCAGCTTGGGCAGCcggggtttgggggatggggggcagggggggttggtcatTGACTCGCGAGGGACTGGTAGTCCCAGGTTTGAAAGAATATCATTAGGGTGATAAAGGTGAAGTATGGAAGGGATTGAATCAAGTGTATCATAAGGGCACAGCTGCAAAAAGGCATTGAGCGAGGCGTATTTCTAGGGTGGCTTTGGTGATTTTTGTTTCTTGGTAGTTGGTAATAGAGAAGTAGATGGTGGTTGAACAAGGGAgataaccccaaccccaaccctagACTTTGGCAGTTGCAGTGTATCCCTGCCACATGGAATCTCCCATCTATCATCACCTgtcactcactcactcacaccaTCTTTCTTCACTCTCTCGCCAAACTACTTTTTTATCATTAGATCATAATTCGATAATCCCCCTATCTCTTGTATGCTAATAACTCGTCCCGAACTCcaacccctttccttcccacctcacccaccgTTCTTTACCCTCTTCGCCCAACCCCATGATTACAGGCATGGAGATAACCCCAGCCATGACCCACCCCCCGAGACCCTTTAACCCCCCATATCCCATCTCGTACTCCAACCCGGAGAGCAGTTCCTCCATTAGGAAGATTATCATTCCTGCTAGGAGGCCAATTGCGGCCCTGAAGCCAATTGCGGGGGGGACTTGGAACCGGTGGGTGAGGTAGCGTGTCCAGAAGGCTGCTGATACGAGggttgtgatgggggaggaggggaggcgggagaggatgaggtgggaAACGAGGGTTAGGAGGGCgtagaggagggtgaggcggATAGCGTAacaggcgaggaggaggtcccagaggatggggatgggggagtcGGAGAGGGGTTCAaagtggaggatggggtggtgtttggttgtCTGTTTCATGGTGATAAAGGAGCAGGATGGTTGTGCTCAGtagaggaggttgttgcgAGCAGTGGTTTGGTGTGCTCGAGGTAGGTTGTTGAGAAGTGTAGAGCAGATGCGTGGTTTGTTCAAGGTTGATTTGTTGTGTGTGATTGGACTGAGAGCGATGGTTTGGTGTGCTCAAGGTAGGTGTTGTAGAGAAGCAGTGATATGTCGTATGCTCAAGATTGTGTGGTGGTTTCTTGCGATAATGTTGTGCAAGGTAGGCGTGTGTGTAAGTGGTGTTGTGTAGGTAAAGCTGTCAGTCTTGTCGACGACAGCAGTGATAAATAATACTCGACAATAATGCCTAATCCAATAAattgttctttttgcttgatTGAAACCCCTAGCCGCaagcgagaaaaaaaaaggcctTGGGGGTTATTTATCAACGAAGGATTCATTCACCCTCCCAAAATGTCGCTGGGAGGCTCAGACTACATTGGTGGCATGACTGTGCATCTGACcgg is drawn from Podospora pseudocomata strain CBS 415.72m chromosome 1 map unlocalized CBS415.72m_1, whole genome shotgun sequence and contains these coding sequences:
- the HRD3 gene encoding ERAD-associated protein (EggNog:ENOG503NYAN; COG:M; COG:O; COG:T) — translated: MRRYFLWLFLLLQALAFSYAETQADQHVLTGDSAKPKQADDDGFRPDMASAPSGGQQPGMDSWTYKGAKNQETTDQQPGAELVHSAMTELRKLYQPLHHKAKRHQGVVSLILNFALKAVPTLRLTAPPAETSQPTPSLSGPLLHASKLLNEAARQNNSDALYILAEMNFYGNFSHPRNFKEAFDNYHKLALLNGNNSALYMMGLMYSTGIGGAVEADQARALLYYTFAANRGHTRAQMSLAYRHHAGIGTPKNCDVAVKYYKQVADKVIAWYRSGPPGGMRWVDEAHRIADELGGVYGEGASAYSAGRESVQKSPDSYASIEDIIEYLNLMSEKGDFKASFNLGRIYYEGQRGHEINLAEAKRYFYEVAQQYWVKGQQVQNPKPGLDKYAAKAAGYIGRMYMRGEGVDQNFIRAKYWFERGSYLKDSQSQYSLGLLYLNGYGVPVDVPKATEYFKAAAMQDYPYAEVALGALHLDQGGTDDLAAANHYFELAARWASIESYYYLGELNLLGVGREKSCSAALGYFKSVSERAEPFVSSWAEANLAYDDGDQELALLEYLGAAEQGYEKAQNNVAFMLDPEQSLLEIPQWLYRRAVKSPLLRNPRLALTYWTRSARQGNIDSLVKMGDYYLHGIGAEPDVDKALQCYQGASEYQQSAQAMYNLGWMHEHGVGLQQDYHLAKRHYDAAYEINEEAYLPVSLSLLKLRAKSAWNTFTNGAINSIRDEPVEKKHWSLREWINNFLQEENAAGQLYDDYYSDEYYDEAAAGQNGAGQMPGGDGPDFDEDGVLDSLIIMGLVVSLAFLLFYRAQRQQRQEEARRREQEGGNIQPQQQPPPAGAAQAPFPQLGQPGFGGWGAGGVGH
- a CDS encoding uncharacterized protein (EggNog:ENOG503PXSN), which translates into the protein MKQTTKHHPILHFEPLSDSPIPILWDLLLACYAIRLTLLYALLTLVSHLILSRLPSSPITTLVSAAFWTRYLTHRFQVPPAIGFRAAIGLLAGMIIFLMEELLSGLEYEMGYGGLKGLGGWVMAGVISMPVIMGLGEEGKERWVRWEGKGLEFGTSY